A region of Drosophila suzukii chromosome 2L, CBGP_Dsuzu_IsoJpt1.0, whole genome shotgun sequence DNA encodes the following proteins:
- the LOC108012348 gene encoding uncharacterized protein, producing MCFNELEGRSLLPDCHIADRVFLFSLLHSLQEQDRRPEDVDAELRDRYNVFREVLPNYPVPEARISGIPSYIEGYQEEQEQVWVCTNPDCP from the coding sequence ATGTGTTTCAATGAACTGGAGGGGCGTTCTCTGCTCCCTGATTGCCACATCGCAGACCGGGTGTTCCTCTTTTCGTTGCTGCATTCTCTGCAGGAACAGGATCGTCGACCGGAGGATGTAGATGCCGAGTTGCGGGATCGCTATAATGTATTCCGAGAGGTGCTGCCCAACTATCCGGTGCCAGAGGCGCGCATCTCCGGCATCCCATCTTATATTGAGGGTTATCAGGAGGAACAGGAACAGGTCTGGGTCTGCACGAACCCAGACTGCCCTTGA
- the LOC108009280 gene encoding chymotrypsin-like protease CTRL-1 — MLSFPILCIVLQLLVIVQSESGEFEKLLIPVSYAKPGQKSEIQSNETAGHSVAARSYYEVGQSAGQSGCSVGTECTPLHDCTALIYEVARSCYYGDKSLYCGGASEELPYVCCPSSPLEKNQVCGKSLVQGHFYKGLGSYPFVARIGFKHVNTGAFAYPCAGAVIARRVILTAAHCALAKADGHRLSSVRVGEYDTSSDPDCANTGFCAPRSVNHAISHVIVHPDYKQGQYHHDIALLVLKTPLNYSVATQPICLQKTRANLVVGKRATIAGWGKMSTSSVRQPEMSHLDVPLTSWDLCLRNYGSTGALESPNSIEGQWMCAGGEGKDVCQGFGGAPLFIQENGIFSQIGIMSFGSDNCGGLRIPSVYTSVAHFSEWIHDNTPPE, encoded by the exons ATGCTATCGTTTCCAATACTTTGCATAGTTTTGCAACTTTTGGTGATAGTTCAATCGGAATCGGGAGAATTCG AGAAACTGTTGATTCCTGTGAGCTATGCTAAACCGGGGCAAAAGAGTGAGATACAGAGCAATGAGACTGCTGGACATTCGGTTGCCGCCCGATCCTACTATGAAGTGGGTCAATCCGCCGGACAATCCGGCTGCTCCGTGGGCACGGAATGCACACCCCTTCACGACTGCACCGCGCTGATTTACGAGGTGGCCCGGAGTTGCTACTATGGCGATAAGTCGCTCTACTGCGGCGGAGCTAGCGAGGAGCTGCCCTATGTCTGTTGCCCCAGTAGTCCGCTGGAGAAAAACCAGGTTTGCGGAAAGTCCCTGGTTCAGGGACACTTCTACAAGGGATTAGGTTCCTATCCATTTGTCGCCCGCATCGGTTTCAAAC ACGTCAATACGGGAGCCTTTGCTTATCCGTGTGCCGGGGCCGTAATCGCCCGCCGGGTCATCCTAACTGCCGCCCACTGTGCCTTGGCCAAGGCCGACGGACACCGACT GTCTTCAGTGCGCGTGGGCGAGTACGATACGAGTAGCGATCCGGATTGTGCCAACACCGGATTCTGTGCCCCCCGATCCGTCAACCACGCCATCAGCCATGTGATCGTCCATCCAGACTACAAACAGGGCCAGTACCACCACGACATTGCTCTGCTTGTGCTGAAAACGCCGCTAAACTATTCGG TGGCTACACAGCCCATCTGCCTGCAGAAGACACGCGCCAACCTGGTCGTGGGCAAACGGGCTACCATTGCCGGCTGGGGCAAGATGTCCACGTCGAGCGTCCGACAGCCGGAGATGTCGCACCTGGACGTACCACTGACCAGCTGGGATCTGTGCCTGCGCAACTACGGATCCACGGGCGCCCTGGAGTCCCCGAACTCCATCGAGGGCCAATGGATGTGCGCCGGCGGCGAGGGCAAGGACGTCTGCCAAGGATTCGGTGGAGCACCACTCTTCATACAAGAGAACGGCATCTTCTCACag ATTGGAATTATGTCCTTTGGATCGGATAACTGCGGCGGACTGCGTATCCCGAGTGTCTACACCTCTGTGGCCCACTTTTCCGAGTGGATTCACGACAACACGCCGCCGGAATAG
- the LOC108021109 gene encoding insulin-like peptide receptor, whose amino-acid sequence MMFSHLLLGVSLMLLALYFPSAESKFEHECTSIDIRNECNQMHLLDNCTVVTGYLMITLIASDQHCNFSEYSFPLLTEITEFMIFTEVRGLVNITEMFPHLTVIRGRRLFLNYALGVTNMYDLEELAFPQLVAIQRGQVYIGNSPKLCNIDQVNWDLLTLSRGENHVTMVSKNCSTPVCSGCSSSHCWSNRYCQRSLNDNVADYSIKIETCHEDCLGGCTKPVSAADCSVCRGLSDAGVCVKSCPKDKYIMEHFQRCYTRDECVVKHGYVISGSQCVAFCPSGYRTDNTSECVLCDTDEACISFCTPEFPGNTFYIYNLADAEKLRGCQIYNGSLVITIRNKVNETQLYQSFTSIREVRGHVKVYRSSQLRSLNFLRNLERVHGDPPENRHYSFILYDNKKLSELWKPSRELQLVEGGMFMHRNNKLCNKRMREFQNNVNHDRALDSLQTNDQEVQCSPLKMQLFVQRRTHRTVKLSWLKSQTSQRLELIHRPLPPGQRYHEESELEAPICTRINWKRRLLFPDDLVDNGTHYIFQLDDLQPDTRYACLLRTFGDELAQEARSELIYFETELDIPKPPLLELVKKTDSSLTVRMASHDHDRFLLTVFELEDDQAYIEQRNYCHQLSFVWRDMDGPNWIGFENYEDCCAHKAEQLDDSRFIANMREQYRCTLDDRKQCRRLSLAAATLPQLRLPGNTTEYEHKSLSRYRLYELQLQACNSLGCSSHTTLYGRTNYTLGANLLTQLHACHIPKTERYVLRFEEPANPNGLVTNYVIHYRNNFNQTHVGCVTREDHQSAGYVYVKRVNITYTECAVRVHSLAGDEMTPYIPIVQCSEDDQRQFAHSREAKELSPELSELPVTASHARGISIFLICFLFGCSASLVWVLYKRRCWRKIPGLRRYVPVREQWLLDRQQTEDREILVDGFETVRFQNNNDSQADDYPM is encoded by the exons ATGATGTTCAGCCACTTATTGCTGGGAGTCAGCCTCATGTTGCTGGCGTTATATTTTCCCAGCGCCGAATCAAAATTTGAGCACGAATGTACCAGCATCGACATACGGAACGAGTGCAATCAGATGCATCTTCTGGACAACTGCACCGTGGTCACCGGCTACTTGATGATCACTCTGATCGCCAGCGATCAGCACTGCAACTTCTCGGAATACTCCTTCCCACTCCTCACCGAGATCACCGAGTTCATGATCTTCACCGAGGTGCGCGGCCTGGTCAACATCACGGAGATGTTCCCGCACCTGACGGTCATCCGTGGTCGCCGCCTGTTCCTCAACTACGCCCTCGGCGTGACCAACATGTACGACCTTGAAGAG TTAGCCTTCCCGCAATTAGTGGCCATACAACGCGGACAAGTCTACATCGGCAACAGTCCCAAGCTCTGCAACATTGACCAAGTCAATTGGGATCTGCTGACCCTCAGCAGAGGCGAGAACCACGTCACGATGGTCAGTAAAAACTGCAGTACACCGGTGTGCTCCGGATGCAGTTCCTCTCACTGCTGGTCAAATCGCTACTGCCAGCGATCCCTTAACGACAACGTCGCCGATTATTCGAT CAAAATTGAAACCTGCCATGAGGATTGTCTGGGCGGCTGCACCAAGCCGGTATCCGCTGCTGACTGCTCCGTCTGCCGTGGACTCAGCGATGCCGGCGTCTGTGTGAAGAGCTGTCCAAAAGACAA gtATATCATGGAGCATTTTCAGCGTTGCTATACCAGGGATGAGTGTGTTGTCAAGCATGGATATGTCATATCCGGATCACAGTGCGTGGCCTTCTGTCCCAGCGGCTACAGGACGGACAACACATCCGAGTGCGTGCTCTGTGACACCGATGAGGCTTGCATTAGCTTCTGCACTCCGGAGTTCCCTGGGAATACGTTCTACATTTACAACCTGGCCGATGCAGAGAAGTTGCGTGGCTGCCAGATCTACAACGGCAGCTTGGTCATCACCATTCGCAACAAGGTGAACGAGACGCAGCTCTACCAGAGTTTCACCAGTATTCGCGAGGTTAGGGGTCACGTGAAAGTCTATCG TTCCTCACAGCTGCGAAGCTTAAATTTCCTTCGCAATCTGGAGCGCGTGCACGGTGATCCGCCAGAGAATCGCCACTACTCATTCATACTGTACGACAACAAGAAGCTTTCCGAGCTGTGGAAGCCCTCCCGGGAACTGCAGCTTGTGGAGGGCGGCATGTTTATGCATCGCAACAACAAGCTGTGCAACAAGCGGATGCGCGAGTTCCAGAACAATGTGAACCACGACAGAGCCCTGGACTCTCTGCAGACCAACGATCAGGAGGTCCAGTGCAGTCCTTTAAAGATGCAGCTGTTTGTGCAG AGACGAACTCATCGGACAGTGAAGCTGAGCTGGCTGAAGTCTCAAACCAGCCAGAGGCTCGAACTGATACACCGACCACTGCCACCTGGGCAGCGGTACCATGAGGAGAGTGAACTGGAGGCCCCGATATGTACACGAATCAACTGGAAACGACGACTGCTCTTCCCTGACGATCTGGTCGACAATGGCACCCACTATATTTTCCAATTAGATGATCTTCAGCCGGACACGAGGTACGCCTGCCTGTTGCGAACTTTCGGCGATGAGTTGGCCCAGGAGGCGCGCAGCGAACTGATCTACTTTGAGACAGAGCTGGATATTCCTAAGCCACCTCTGCTGGAACTGGTCAAGAAGACGGACAGTTCGCTGACCGTGCGAATGGCTAGTCACGACCACGACAGGTTCCTGCTTACAGTTTTCGAACTAGAAGATGATCAGGCGTATATAGAGCAGCGGAACTACTGCCACCAGCTGTCGTTTGTGTGGCGGGACATGGACGGCCCCAACTGGATAGGGTTCGAGAACTACGAGGACTGCTGTGCCCACAAGGCAGAGCAATTGGACGACTCTCGCTTCATTGCCAATATGCGCGAGCAGTACCGCTGCACTCTGGATGATCGCAAGCAGTGCCGCCGACTGTCACTTGCCGCGGCCACTCTACCGCAGCTCCGGCTGCCGGGAAACACCACCGAATACGAGCATAAGTCACTGTCCCGATATCGCTTGTATGAACTGCAATTGCAGGCCTGCAATTCACTGGGATGCAGCAGCCACACAACGCTCTACGGACGCACAAACTACACACTGGGCGCTAATCTTCTCACCCAGCTGCATGCCTGCCACATTCCGAAAACGGAAAGGTACGTCCTGCGCTTCGAGGAGCCCGCGAATCCCAATGGGCTGGTGACCAATTATGTGATCCATTACCGCAACAACTTCAACCAGACCCACGTCGGCTGTGTTACGAGGGAGGATCACCAGAGTGCTGGCTATGTGTACGTCAAGCGGGTAAATATCACCTATACCGAGTGCGCTGTGCGGGTACACTCCCTGGCCGGGGATGAGATGACACCCTACATCCCAATCGTTCAGTGCAGCGAAGATGATCAGCGGCAGTTTGCCCACAGTCGAGAGGCCAAAGAACTGTCCCCAGAACTCTCAGAATTGCCAGTTACAGCGTCCCACGCTCGCGGCATTAGCATATTCCTCATCTGTTTCCTCTTTGGGTGCAGTGCATCGCTGGTTTGGGTTCTTTACAAGCGACGCTGTTGGAGAAAAATACCCGGACTACGTCGCTATGTGCCCGTGCGGGAGCAGTGGCTGCTGGACCGGCAGCAGACCGAAGATCGCGAAATCCTTGTCGACGGCTTCGAGACGGTTCGTTTCCAGAACAACAACGACAGCCAGGCGGACGATTATCCCATGTAA